Below is a window of Impatiens glandulifera chromosome 2, dImpGla2.1, whole genome shotgun sequence DNA.
AGGAGGAAGTCCTATCTGAAGTTAGGGTCCTAGCTCAACAAAAAGAAAGTGCACTCGGGAAAGCGCGGATCAAGAGCTTTATTGAAATCCATTTCAGCCTTTTGCTCTTCATATCATTCACTTCATCCACTGGCTATAAACTAACTTCTAACTCTTCTTGTGAAATAAGAAGCTGTGTTTATAAACTGTTAAGGGAACAACCATAATTGCACGAATTCATGTTAGACAACAACTTATTCTGCTAAACAGTTATTTTCAGGAATTATGTAGATCAAATTCATTGGATTATCAAGACCAGCATAAATGAAAGAGAATCTCCACATGACTGCCTTCTGAAAGTGACCATATGGAAACGAAAGATCCCTGTATATTAATAGCCTAGTTTCAGTTTCTTATCTACAAAGACTATCTAATAGTTATAAAGACATaactaaaatattgaaatgcatTGGCCccatttagaaacactttttttttatatagatacaAGAACGTttaaaaactataatttatttatatttttgtttccGGATCCagagataaagaaaaataagtgTTTCAGATGCAGCCAGGGAAATGTCAATAATCATGTAGTACCTTGTAATAATACAATAATGAGATCTAGAATTATTAGAAGAAGGTAATGATTACAGACAATAGCTGAGGGGATGAGACCTAGAGAAGGGAGGTGAGACTTAGAGAGAAATGGGAGAGATACAAATACTCTACTAATCCACTCATATCAACTTACTAAATGTAATAGCTAAGCTTATATACTAACTCTTTCATAAATGGCATATCAATTTACTAACTGTAATAGCTATGCTTATATACTAACTCTTTCATAACCATAACTGGCTTTTCCCTCCACTAACAGCTGCATTGCCTTTATTCACTACATGCTAGCCTACCCCTTCTGATGCATCCCTGTTATTACATGTGATATACTTCTATCATAGCAGCGATTACATTAGTATTAGAGATAATCTTGACAATGGGCACAACCTCACAATCTCCTTTCTTTTCTCTTCTATTATGTTTTCTTTCAATTAGTACTACATTTCTCAATTTTGTTTCTATCTTCAGAAATTATATGTTATTTCTCACCATAGCTTGAGCAGGATATGGCCTTCAAACAGAAAAGAACTTTAAAGGTCTCAATGGAGGagataaactaaaattttatatgcTAATCAATAAGAATGATCAAATAACGCATAGATTAAATCTTAATATGTCAGTACTAACTCTTGCTCAAATGAAAGGCAACGTGGGTTTATTAAGAAGAGTTGGAGGACCGGCCGAGTAGGAGATACATAGAATCTTTTCATggtatatatttcaaattgaatgGCAATAAAATGAAATGTTGGTTTCCAAATCTATCAACAAACGAAATCATTGTGTCTAAATATGCTTTTGAAAATAAGAAACCTACTTGAGATTGGAAAGGTAAAGAATTGTTGACTTGGGATCCACTCATAAGGATGCAACATGAGAGGCAGTTCGTCTCGTGAAAATTTTGAGCAATGTGAGCCAACGATATGGTACACATAGGGCTAGAATCAAGGGTTAGACAATCCAATGGTGGATATACAACAACAATAGACAATAGATATATTAATGGTTGGAGGTAGTTAGTCGAAAATGTTAAATAAGTCCATTAAGTTAAAAGAGTTACACTTAGTTTTTTACAAAAGATTACTTGTCTCATATGTTTTATATAAAGCCAAGGATCTCTAGTAAATATATCCAGATTTTATGAATGATATTAGCAAAGTTCAAAGGGATCCTATCTCTCATTTCTTTCTCTAAATTCTAAATGTATCAAACACCTAGAATGCTCTTGAAATCGTACACAGTTATACATTACGATTACAAATGCACTTATTTCTGCATTTGCAATGAAACCAATTTACCATGCATGGTCCTAGTGAAATGCGACACCGTTTTTTGGAGATTTTTCATGGAGGAAAAATCCCCACTTGGAAACacttattgtttattatttatgagTTTGAATGTTTTCATGGAAACTAAATTTAGTAATAGAAAAGGTCAGAAGGCTCGTTTAGCTCAGTGGTAGAGCGCAAGTGAAACCAATTTACCATGCATAGTTCAAGTGAAATGCAACATTGTTTTATTGGAGATTTGGTTACTTGTTGGAGGAAACATCCCCACTTAAAAACACTTATTGTTTATTGTTTCTGTATCTGGATATATTTTCCtgaaaactaaatttagtaATAGAAAAATTCAGAAGGCTCGTTTAGCTTAGCGGTACAGCGCAAGGGTTTTTGCCACAAGGTTGTTGGTTTGAGTTTCCatgatcattttaaaaaatgaaaagaaaaagtagAGAAAAGATCCGAAATTTATTTACGTTTCTGGAAAAAGATCATGTTTTTCAGATGGGGAATTTGGGTTGTTACTTGTTAATATGCTTTCTTTTGTTTGCACCTATTCATTCATGTAATAACCATATTTTGAGAATCATTTCATTAACGTTTTAAAACCCTTCACCAATTGTTTCTCTCCCAGGATCTTTACCGAAGCATATTGCGCAGTGGCAGCTCTAAACAGAACAGCAGCTTTCTATCTGGGTCAGCCGCTAATTTCATTGCTGGGTCTGCAGCAGGATGTACGACATTGATCATAATCTATCCTCTTGATATCGCCCATACCCGATTAGCTGCTGACCTCGGAAACACTGAAGCACGTCAGTTTAGAGGCATATACCATTTCCTCAGTACAATACACAAGAAAGATGGTATACGGGGCATCTACAGAGGCCTTCCAGCTTCTCTTCAAGGAATGGTGGTTCATCGTGGTCTATACTTTGGTGGGTTTGATACGATTAAAGAGAGGATGTCAGAAGAATCAAAAGAGGAGCTTGGGCTGTGGAAGCGTTGGGTGGCGGCTCAGGTGGTGACTACTTCGGCTGGTTTGATATCATATCCATTGGATACAGTTAGGAGGAGAATGATGATGCAGTCTGGATTGGAACAGCCAATGTATAGAAGTACGTTGGATTGTTGGAAGAAGATATATATGAGGGAGGGAGTCGTCTCTTTTTATCGTGGGACTCTTTCGAATGTGTTTAGGAGTACTGGGGCTGCTGCTATTTTGGTCATGTATGATGAGGTGAGGAAGTTTATGAACTGGGGAAGATTGTAGTGTTATTAGATTTTGATCCATATTGGATCATttgtcttttgttttgttttgtggaTTTGAACAAATAGTTGATGGATTATGTATAGATAATAGAAGAAGAATGATGTAGATAGTAGTGAAATGTCTTGAACAGTTCAAAAGATTTTTGACAGTATGTGGGATCTCTATCAAATTGATGTTGGAGACGAGACAAGTTCATAAACCACTACTACTATTTTTGAGACTTCTTCTATCTTTTATTTTCCCATCTTATGTAAATATGCTCAAATTACATGTCTTAAGCTCGAATAGTCAAAGCCACGATGTCACTAGTCATGATCGGGATCAAAAGCTTTATTGGATTTGGTAACTCACTTCTCTAAAGTTTggatttctaatatatataataataatgcttaataaGAGTACCATGATGTGTATGATGTGTTTTATTGTTGATTTAGATGCCAAGTATGAGCCTTTATTtgaatatgtcaaaataatttataatgtatttatgacttttaatgtaatttatattattcaaaaaattttgtgataattttgattcggttgagataacttttatatttccaaacaaatctaattttaaattatattaaattaaataaataaaataaatgttcaaaatatcccaaaatagattaaaaaaacttcatagtaattttaaatacgattaattatttttaaagccCCAAAAAAGctcttattataaataaaattcaatgtAAAACAAATTCCTAAAAATTAGGTGATCTTTTTCATTCGGATGTAAAATCTAGTTCTCGAAAATAAGTGTTTGATTTTACTCTAGTGTGAAACCTAGTTCTCCATActagttgattttttttcactCCGATGTAAACCTAATTCTCGAATATAGGGATTCACTTTTACTCCGATTTAAACATATTTCTTAAAACTAGTTAATCGTTATCACTCCGATGTAAAAGTTTTCTGTCGAAACTATGTCGTCGTTTTCACTTTAATGTAAAACATAATTCTTGGACTAGGTGATAGTTTTCACATCAATGTAAAACCTATTTCTTGAAACTAGGTTTTAGTTTTCATTCTGTTGTAAAACCTACTTCTCAAAACTATGTGATCGTTTTCTCTCCGATGTAAAACCTAGTTCTCGAAACTAGTTTAACAGTTTCACTCCAATATAAAACCTAGTTCTCGAAACAAGGTGATCATTTTAACTTCGATGTAAAACCCAGTTCTTAAAACTAGGTGATCGTTTTCACTATAATGTAAAACATTATTCTCGAGACTAGGTAATCATTTTTTTCGATGTAAAACCTAGATCTCGAAACTAAAATTGTACTCACTTCGATATAAAACTTAGTTCTCGAAACTAGGTCATTGTTTTCAATCCGATGTAAAACCTAGTTCTTGAAATAAGGAGATCGTTTTCACTCTGATGTAAGACCTTCTGATGTAAGACCTGGTTCTTTTTAAACTATGAGATCATTTACACTCTGATGTAAAATCAAGTTCTCGTAATTAGATGATCGTTTTTATTTCGATGTAAAACATAACTCTTGAAACTAGGTAATTATTTTCACTACGATGTAAAACCTAGTTCTCAAAATTAGTTGATCGTTATAAGTCTGATGTAAAACCTAGTTCTCTAGACTAGgtgattgttttgattttgatgtAAAACCTAGTTTTAGAAACAAGGTGATCATTTTCGATTTGATGTAATACTTAGTTCTTGAAACTACATGATCTTTATCATGCTGAATCAAAACCTAGTTCTTAAAGTTACGTGATCATTTTCACTATGATATAAAACCTAGTTCTTGAAATAAGGTGATCGTTTTCACTCCGATGTAAAAATAAGTTCTTGAACTTAAGTGATTGTTTTCACTCTAATGTAAAACATATTCTTCAAACTATGTAATTGTTTTCACTCTAATGTAAAACTTAGTTCTCGAAACTAGGTGATCATTTTTATTTCGTATAAAACCTAGTTTTCTAAATAATATGTTCATTTTCATTCCGATGTAAAACCTAATTCTCAAAACTAGGTGATCATTTTTAATCTAATGTAAAACATAGTTATCGAAACTAGGTGATTGGTATCACCCCAATGTAAAACTTAGTTCTCCATACTAGGTGATTATTTCTACTCCGATGTAAAACTTAGTCCTCAAAACTAGGGATTGTTATTAATCCGAATTAAAACCTAGTTCTCGAAACTAGTTGATCGATATCACTCCATTGTAAAACCTTGTTCTCGAATCTATATGATCGTTTTCAATCAATTATAAAACCTAGTTCTCGAAACTAGGTGATCGTTTTGATTCCGATGTAAAACCTAGGTCTTGAAACTAGGTGATCGTTTTCAATCtgatataaaacataaatctcATAACTAGGTGATCGTTTTTACTCCGAAGTAAAACCTAGGTCTTGAAACTAGGTTATTAGTTTCAC
It encodes the following:
- the LOC124928086 gene encoding probable ADP,ATP carrier protein At5g56450, whose protein sequence is MVVENGGQEKIPQSELNLNEKAMLLTPYDWLANFHRDLIAGAVMAGMVHTVVAPIERAKLLLQTQESNAAIIRAPHRRFKGMVDCLVRTVREEGILSLWRGNGSSVLRYYPSVALNFSLKDLYRSILRSGSSKQNSSFLSGSAANFIAGSAAGCTTLIIIYPLDIAHTRLAADLGNTEARQFRGIYHFLSTIHKKDGIRGIYRGLPASLQGMVVHRGLYFGGFDTIKERMSEESKEELGLWKRWVAAQVVTTSAGLISYPLDTVRRRMMMQSGLEQPMYRSTLDCWKKIYMREGVVSFYRGTLSNVFRSTGAAAILVMYDEVRKFMNWGRL